The following coding sequences lie in one Streptomyces sp. NBC_01224 genomic window:
- a CDS encoding IS4 family transposase, with amino-acid sequence MPRAGQLKSSGERLSDRVAVGVLTQAFPPELVDEVLADTGRIQQRNRLLPARLVVYFVLAMCLFSGQSYEEVARLLTTGLRGARCWRASWAVPSTAAIWKARSRLGVAPLQQLFARVCRPVATPDTQGAFYRDWRLTAIDGTTFDLPDTKTNVEVFGRPPRSGRGEQNVGCPQLRMVGLVECGTHAVFDAAIGALRTGEQTLARAVLPSLRPGMMLLADRGFYGVDLWRTAAATGADLLWRVRKDLVLPVVEQLPDGSYLTEIFDRSDIHHTRRGVPVRAVEYTIAGHEGVYRLLTTILDPGKAPAAELAALYAQRWEFESTLDEIKTHLGGPRLVLRSQHPDGAEQELFGFLLVHHAIRHLMHQAARQGDHDPDRISFTRSLRVVRRQVTDQAAFSPRQTYPRNQSHPR; translated from the coding sequence ATGCCAAGAGCGGGACAGCTGAAGTCATCTGGTGAGCGTCTGTCGGACCGGGTCGCGGTCGGGGTGTTGACACAGGCTTTTCCTCCGGAGCTTGTGGACGAGGTGTTGGCGGATACGGGCCGGATACAGCAGCGGAACCGGCTGTTGCCAGCCCGGCTGGTGGTCTACTTCGTGCTGGCGATGTGCCTGTTCTCGGGGCAGAGCTATGAGGAGGTCGCCCGGCTGCTGACCACGGGTTTGCGGGGTGCGCGGTGTTGGCGTGCATCGTGGGCGGTGCCGAGCACGGCTGCGATCTGGAAAGCCAGGTCCCGGTTGGGTGTGGCGCCGCTGCAGCAGCTGTTCGCGCGGGTGTGCCGTCCGGTCGCCACACCGGACACTCAGGGTGCTTTCTACCGCGACTGGCGGCTGACCGCGATCGACGGCACCACATTCGACCTGCCTGACACGAAGACGAACGTGGAGGTGTTCGGCCGTCCGCCGCGCTCCGGTCGGGGTGAACAGAACGTCGGCTGCCCGCAGTTGCGCATGGTCGGTCTGGTGGAGTGCGGCACCCATGCCGTCTTCGACGCTGCGATCGGTGCTCTGCGCACCGGAGAGCAGACTCTGGCCCGTGCGGTCCTGCCGTCCCTGCGGCCGGGGATGATGCTGCTGGCCGACCGTGGCTTCTACGGCGTGGACCTGTGGCGTACAGCCGCCGCCACTGGGGCGGACCTGCTGTGGCGAGTCCGCAAAGACCTGGTGCTGCCCGTGGTCGAGCAACTTCCGGACGGCTCCTACCTCACGGAGATCTTCGACCGGAGCGACATCCACCACACCCGTCGCGGGGTGCCGGTACGCGCGGTGGAGTACACCATCGCCGGCCACGAGGGTGTCTATCGCCTCCTCACCACGATCCTCGACCCGGGCAAGGCCCCAGCCGCGGAACTGGCCGCCCTCTACGCCCAGCGATGGGAGTTCGAGTCCACCCTCGACGAAATCAAGACCCACCTCGGAGGGCCACGCCTGGTGCTGCGTTCACAGCACCCTGATGGAGCCGAGCAGGAACTCTTCGGCTTCCTGCTCGTCCACCACGCCATCCGACACCTGATGCACCAGGCCGCACGACAAGGCGATCACGATCCCGACCGGATCTCCTTCACCCGCTCACTGCGCGTCGTGCGCCGCCAGGTCACCGACCAGGCGGCGTTTTCCCCCCGGCAGACTTACCCGCGCAATCAAAGCCACCCACGCTGA